A stretch of the Neofelis nebulosa isolate mNeoNeb1 chromosome 1, mNeoNeb1.pri, whole genome shotgun sequence genome encodes the following:
- the IGIP gene encoding IgA-inducing protein homolog → MCSYYHMKKRSVSGCNITILAVMFSHLSAGNSPCGNQANVLCISRLEFVQYQS, encoded by the coding sequence atgtgcagttatTATCACATGAAGAAGCGCAGTGTGTCGGGCTGTAATATAACCATACTTGCTGTCATGTTCTCCCATCTCAGTGCTGGGAACTCACCATGTGGAAACCAAGCAAATGTGTTGTGCATCAGCCGGCTTGAGTTTGTTCAATATCAAAGCTGA